A region of Micropterus dolomieu isolate WLL.071019.BEF.003 ecotype Adirondacks linkage group LG01, ASM2129224v1, whole genome shotgun sequence DNA encodes the following proteins:
- the emilin2b gene encoding EMILIN-2, with protein sequence MRRGLPLIHFLIAVPLISGSPFQHSMSQGSGTRQRNKNWCAYVVHKNVSCAVVGGTESFVQPEVLPCPLELPNCAQQVIYQTHFRPMYKIAYKTVTELEWRCCPGYQGHNCMEVKDIKLLQVERLPHAPSSSGHTPAQQAPVRQTEGQRNHPWGGEGQFGGQTGHRLLGGHGESQSSQHLEEEVQRLSQMVLDMQAKMTDMSSNLRLDFQEDASKMLATLLHDFRQPASVRGAETQTIQTQDFFSLHETTQMDEVMNKISQVTDDLESKTITLDDLLGRVNRHDGKIHLLMEAAQKHLSTTPLTAPASDPDLRGYLDEKIRALREELMEGMEIKLADLKNSCDYKILSVREQCDGQEANYLSLAELMDSKETDLRNEIQELKSKMVDPGKEDPRVSDSVLAHVENLEIRLNSSQRSVLAQCLSVEEKLKKERTEAIKDLRETLEDKLSSMEDRFTTLLVDTSANSPFGGQPESVDALQRDINSLKGSLQTLEDRFDVLDQQCSKECKGNLTGVVENIQQDFQSCRAAVDAMETSLKAQKNGLQAMEGQLLNYSTNIENVHGKLSYLKGRVGRLEYSLSGVDHQQSHSQSLNTTAGAEQEAIDLMDLHRTQHHELRNRLDELGRQVKARTDNCKEQTEDVGKAIAHMDSRIVSVETLCSKLDPISSSLQRIKEGLNKHVTGLWTCVEQLNGTVRAHARDIGGLRGTCQNLQSHISNVARDLQVLTQSNPWKTGAPVVVEDAGQGSSKSPTVPGGPLDASLPQPPVMETGVAGPPGKMSSSKLPKGTDGSMMTVQGFAGAPASPQVKSTHSLKPSTPLVSDVNIPHRPSPHKPDVASGETVSFSAGLTLPPFQGETGIIRFDKVLVNDGGHYDVRTGVFTAPSDGRYLVTAVLTAQRGERVEAVLSVSNRSIQRLDSTGFLSGGEEAPLSHDRCNCSSSTSLSLVLSLKRGDRAGLVMTAGKLAISSSFEIVSSFSAVLLYPSPSKR encoded by the exons ATGAGGCGCGGACTGCCACTTATTCACTTTTTAATAGCTGTTCCTCTCATCAGTGGATCACCTTTCCAACATAGCATGTCCCAGGGCAGCGGAACACGTCAGAGAAATAA AAACTGGTGCGCCTACGTTGTGCACAAGAACGTGAGCTGTGCCGTCGTGGGAGGTACGGAGAGTTTCGTGCAGCCAGAGGTTCTACCGTGTCCGCTGGAGCTGCCAAACTGTGCGCAACAAGTGAT ATATCAGACACACTTTAGGCCCATGTATAAGATTGCATACAAGACTGTAACAGAGCTGGAGTGGAGGTGCTGCCCGGGGTACCAGGGCCACAACTGTATGGAAGTGAAAGACATAAAGCTACTCCAAGTGGAGCGTTTGCCTCATGCTCCCTCTTCCTCTGGACATACTCCAGCCCAACAAG CTCCAGTAAGGCAAACAGAGGGCCAGAGGAACCATCCATGGGGAGGGGAGGGGCAGTTTGGAGGTCAGACAGGTCACAGGCTACTGGGGGGTCATGGAGAATCTCAAAGCTCACAacacctggaggaggaggtgcaaCGACTGTCCCAGATGGTCCTTGACATGCAGGCCAAAATGACAGACATGTCCTCCAATCTGAGACTGGATTTCCAAGAGGATGCCAGTAAAATGCTGGCTACGCTGCTGCACGACTTCAGACAGCCAGCCAGTGTGAGAGGTGCAGAGACCCAAACCATTCAGACGCAagactttttttctctgcatgAGACAACTCAGATGGACGAGGTCATGAACAAGATCAGCCAGGTCACAGACGATCTGGAGTCAAAGACCATTACTCTGGATGACCTGCTGGGCCGTGTCAACCGCCACGACGGAAAAATTCACCTGTTAATGGAGGCTGCCCAGAAACATCTGTCCACAACCCCTCTTACTGCCCCGGCCAGTGACCCAGACCTGCGTGGCTACCTGGACGAGAAGATCCGTGCTCTGAGAGAGGAGTTAATGGAGGGTATGGAAATCAAACTGGCAGACTTGAAGAACTCATGCGATTATAAAATCCTGTCAGTCCGCGAGCAGTGTGACGGACAAGAAGCCAACTACCTCAGCCTGGCCGAGCTCATGGACTCAAAGGAGACTGACCTCCGCAACGAGATCCAGGAACTTAAATCCAAGATGGTTGATCCAGGAAAGGAAGACCCCCGGGTATCTGACTCTGTTCTGGCTCATGTGGAGAACCTTGAGATCCGTCTGAACTCATCTCAGAGGAGTGTACTGGCCCAGTGCCTCTCTGTGGAGGAGAAGCTAAAGAAAGAACGGACAGAGGCCATCAAAGACCTGAGGGAGACTCTGGAGGACAAGCTGTCCTCCATGGAAGACAGATTCACCACCCTGTTGGTAGATACAAGCGCCAACTCCCCATTTGGTGGTCAGCCAGAGAGTGTGGATGCTCTGCAGAGGGACATTAACTCTCTAAAGGGCTCCTTACAAACTCTGGAGGATCGATTTGACGTCTTGGACCAGCAGTGCTCAAAGGAGTGCAAGGGTAATTTGACTGGTGTTGTAGAAAACATTCAGCAAGACTTccagagctgcagagctgctgtagaTGCAATGGAAACTAGTCTAAAAGCCCAGAAAAATGGTCTCCAAGCCATGGAGGGGCAACTCCTTAACTACAGCACCAACATTGAGAATGTACATGGCAAGTTGAGCTATCTGAAAGGGCGCGTGGGCAGGTTGGAGTACTCGCTATCAGGTGTAGACCACCAGCAGTCTCATTCTCAGAGTCTCAACACCACAGCAGGGGCTGAGCAAGAGGCCATAGACCTTATGGATCTCCACAGGACTCAGCATCATGAGTTGAGAAACCGGCTGGACGAGCTGGGAAGGCAGGTGAAAGCCAGGACCGACAACTGCAAGGAACAAACGGAAGATGTCGGGAAGGCGATTGCCCACATGGACAGCCGCATTGTTAGTGTGGAGACTTTATGCAGCAAGCTGGACCCTATCTCCAGTAGCCTCCAAAGGATCAAAGAGGGTCTGAATAAACATGTCACTGGGTTGTGGACTTGTGTTGAGCAGCTGAATGGTACAGTCAGAGCTCATGCCCGAGATATTGGAGGACTTAGGGGAACTTGTCAGAACCTCCAGAGCCACATCTCTAATGTAGCCAGAGACCTCCAGGTGCTAACGCAAAGCAATCCTTGGAAGACAG GTGCTCCGGTTGTTGTGGAGGACGCAGGACAGGGTTCAAGTAAGAGCCCAACGGTGCCTGGTGGTCCCCTGGACGCCTCCCTCCCACAGCCACCTGTGATGGAGACCGGAGTGGCAGGACCCCCCGGCAAGATGAGCTCGTCCAAGTTGCCCAAGGGGACAGACGGCAGCATGATGACCGTTCAGGGTTTTGCAGGAGCTCCAG CTTCCCCCCAAGTCAAATCCACTCATTCACTAAAACCCAGCACGCCACTCGTCTCAG ATGTGAACATACCCCACAGACCATCACCACACAAACCTGATGTGGCTTCAG GGGAGACGGTGTCGTTCTCAGCTGGTCTGACTCTTCCACCGTTCCAGGGAGAGACTGGAATCATTCGATTCGACAAGGTGCTGGTGAACGATGGAGGACACTATGATGTTCGCACAG GTGTCTTCACGGCTCCCTCAGACGGCCGCTACCTGGTGACGGctgtgctcacagcccagcGGGGCGAGAGGGTCGAGGCGGTCCTGTCCGTGTCCAATCGTAGCATCCAGAGGTTGGACTCCACGGGCTTCTTGTCAGGGGGGGAAGAAGCGCCACTGTCACATGACCGATGTAACTGCAGCAGCTCAACCTCACTGAGCCTGGTTCTGTCACTGAAGAGAGGTGATCGAGCAGGACTGGTCATGACCGCTGGAAAACTCgccatctcttcctcttttgAGATTGTGTCATCGTTCAGCGCTGTGCTCCTTTACCCCAGCCCGTCAAAACGGTAG